In a genomic window of Lycium ferocissimum isolate CSIRO_LF1 chromosome 9, AGI_CSIRO_Lferr_CH_V1, whole genome shotgun sequence:
- the LOC132069222 gene encoding probable protein phosphatase 2C 72, translating to MGICISTASLEIHAVDFGNENVVHYQDNNNGYQQVGSVFSQQGSKGLNQDSAILYQGYGVENGAFGGVFDGHGENGHIVSKLVMNKLPSLLLKQIASLPRITSLGKNFNKWKEAFLSSFKLMDKDIRSIEKLDCSCSGTTAVVAIRQEDDLIIANLGDSRAVLGRKSEEGVIEAVQLTTDLKPSLPSEAERIRNCDGRVLALQEEPHIKRVWLPHVDVPGLAMSRAFGDFMLKNYGIISKPDVSYHHISPHDQFLVLATDGVWDVLSNDQVVSIVCAANNAAAASEAVVQASLDAWKQKFPNSKRDDCTAICLFLHQQAPLQNST from the exons ATGGGTATCTGTATATCCACTGCATCTTTAGAGATTCATGCTGTTGATTTTGGCAATGAAAATGTGGTTCATTATCAAGACAACAACAACGGGTACCAACAAGTTGGTTCTGTTTTTTCTCAACAAGGAAGCAAAGGACTTAATCAAGACTCTGCTATTCTCTATCAG GGGTATGGTGTAGAAAATGGAGCTTTCGGAGGAGTTTTCGATGGGCATGGAGAGAATGGACATATAGTCAGCAAGTTAGTTATGAATAAACTGCCATCTTTGCTTCTGAAACAGATAGCCTCTCTGCCAAGAATCACTTCTCTGGGCAAGAATTTTAACAAGTGGAAAGAGGCTTTTCTGAGTTCCTTTAAGTTGATGGACAAAGATATTAGAAGTATAGAGAAATTGGACTGTTCTTGCAGTGGAACAACTGCTGTGGTTGCTATAAGACAG gaGGATGATCTGATTATCGCTAATCTTGGTGATTCTAGAGCTGTACTAGGAAGAAAGTCGGAGGAGGGAGTAATTGAGGCTGTTCAGTTAACTACTGATTTGAAGCCTAGCCTGCCTT CTGAAGCAGAAAGAATAAGAAATTGTGATGGCAGAGTGCTAGCACTTCAAGAAGAGCCACATATAAAGAGAGTGTGGTTACCCCATGTAGACGTTCCCGGATTAGCCATGTCTAGAGCTTTTGGAGATTTCATGCTCAAAAACTATGGCATAATCTCTAAGCCTGATGTCTCCTATCACCATATATCTCCCCATGATCAGTTTCTCGTTCTAGCAACCGATGGG GTGTGGGATGTGCTGAGCAACGACCAAGTTGTGTCAATAGTATGTGCAGCAAATAATGCAGCCGCAGCCTCAGAGGCAGTGGTACAGGCTTCTTTAGATGCATGGAAACAGAAGTTTCCTAACAGCAAGAGAGATGATTGCACTGCAATCTGCCTGTTCTTGCATCAACAAGCACCTCTGCAAAATAGTACTTGA